A genomic window from Caballeronia sp. SBC1 includes:
- a CDS encoding efflux transporter outer membrane subunit — protein sequence MVLTFILTIAGCASTKNVGPEDTLKDASTLDAGATLRAANADAAWPASTWWRAYDDPQLDAWVARAQAGNPTLALAAARVREARSMAGVAQAALAPQVDGSLAINRQQWPENGYYGPGTFNNVNTWDNTAALQLSYNLDLWGRDGNATERALDATHARAADARAAQLELEANVVRAYIGLSQGFALRDIAQSTLDQQQKIAARARRRLQGGIGTQLEVAQAEASLPDYERQVETYDEAIALARNQLAALAGAGPGAGDSITRPVLLLATPLGLPSALPAELIGRRPDVVAARWTVAAQARGIDVAKAQFYPNINLMASLTQMSAGGALLTFLTGNGSGWTAGPAVTLPIFEGGRLRSQLGAASAQYDQAVDHYNTTLVAALRDVADQVVRIKSLDRQLDASGRSVAAAQKSYRLADEGYKRGLTDYLNVLVAQTQLLRAQDGEARVRAERLAVYATFSAALGGGIDSSSDSPADTQMKPAKHIGPFAQRKDASSGARSE from the coding sequence GCACTAAAAACGTCGGTCCCGAAGATACTCTCAAGGACGCGTCTACGCTCGATGCCGGCGCGACGCTGCGCGCGGCTAACGCCGACGCGGCGTGGCCGGCGTCGACATGGTGGCGCGCCTATGACGACCCGCAGCTCGACGCGTGGGTTGCGCGTGCGCAGGCCGGAAATCCAACGCTAGCGCTGGCTGCCGCACGCGTACGCGAAGCCCGCTCGATGGCGGGCGTGGCGCAAGCCGCCCTCGCGCCTCAAGTCGACGGATCGCTGGCAATCAACCGCCAGCAGTGGCCGGAAAACGGCTATTACGGCCCCGGCACTTTCAACAACGTCAACACTTGGGACAACACGGCCGCGCTGCAACTGTCGTATAACCTCGACCTTTGGGGCCGCGACGGCAACGCGACGGAACGCGCGCTCGATGCCACTCATGCTCGCGCGGCCGATGCCCGCGCCGCGCAACTCGAACTCGAAGCAAACGTGGTACGCGCATACATTGGTTTATCGCAGGGATTTGCGTTGCGCGACATCGCTCAATCCACGCTCGACCAGCAGCAGAAAATCGCGGCGCGTGCGCGTCGGCGGCTGCAGGGCGGGATTGGCACGCAGCTTGAAGTCGCGCAGGCGGAAGCGTCGTTGCCGGATTACGAGCGCCAGGTCGAGACCTACGATGAAGCCATCGCGCTCGCCCGTAACCAGCTCGCGGCGCTTGCCGGCGCGGGACCGGGTGCGGGCGATTCGATCACGCGTCCCGTGCTGTTGCTGGCAACGCCGCTCGGCTTGCCGTCAGCTTTGCCCGCTGAACTGATCGGACGTCGCCCGGACGTGGTGGCGGCGCGCTGGACGGTTGCGGCTCAGGCGCGCGGTATCGATGTCGCGAAGGCGCAGTTTTATCCGAATATCAACCTCATGGCGTCGCTTACTCAAATGTCCGCGGGGGGCGCGCTGCTGACGTTCCTCACCGGCAACGGCAGCGGCTGGACAGCGGGACCCGCTGTGACGCTGCCTATTTTCGAAGGTGGGCGGCTGCGCTCGCAACTTGGGGCAGCATCGGCGCAATACGACCAGGCCGTCGATCACTACAACACCACGCTGGTCGCGGCATTGCGCGATGTCGCCGATCAGGTCGTGCGGATCAAGTCGCTCGATCGTCAGCTCGACGCGTCAGGCCGCTCGGTTGCGGCTGCGCAGAAGAGTTATCGACTGGCTGACGAGGGGTATAAGCGCGGCTTGACCGACTACCTGAACGTGCTCGTCGCGCAAACGCAATTGCTGCGCGCACAGGACGGAGAGGCGCGCGTGCGCGCTGAACGGCTCGCGGTGTATGCGACGTTCTCGGCGGCATTGGGTGGCGGCATCGATAGTTCCAGCGACAGCCCCGCCGACACGCAGATGAAACCCGCGAAGCATATCGGGCCGTTCGCGCAGCGTAAGGACGCGTCGTCCGGCGCCCGGAGCGAGTGA